The Syngnathus scovelli strain Florida chromosome 18, RoL_Ssco_1.2, whole genome shotgun sequence genomic interval TCGTCACCTTTGGCCCAGCACATCGCCGCTGTCTCTCTGTTGTGCTTGTCGAAAGGAAAGCAAATAGAAGATTTTCACGACAGCTTTGTTTTTTGCAGGAAGTAGCGGAGTACTACATCAAGTATGCTCACTCGCCCCTGAGGTGGAACACCCCCCAAATAATCGAAGCTCTAAAGGTAGGTTTTAGAGGGGAACCTCACTTCGGAGCAATCTTCAGATCACTACATTGGAAGTGGGTGTGGCCAGGTGAAAGCTCGAGAGGCAGGGTTATGGAATCTCTTCCTGCCGGCGGCCAGCGGCCTCTCTCAGCTGGACTACGCCCACATCGCCGAGGAGACCGGACGCTGCCTCTTTGCTCCGGAAGTATTTAACTGCCAGGCGCCGGGTAAACAACAACCCCTTCACGGCCCATCTGCTCACTGACAAGTTGTCGTTCTTATTCGAGGTTCGGGCTTGCCTGAAAAGACGCAGGAAGTAAGTCTGTCATTTGAGGCTCAATTCCAGGGCTCAGGCAAACGCAAACATGGTGCATCCGTCCGTTTTCAACAGGAGGAGCCGTCTACCTATACAAAGCTGGCAGTCCCTTGCGTGTTGCATATTCCCAGTCACGCTTTCCCTCTCCTGTCAACAGACACAGGCAACATGGAGGTGCTGCACATGTTTGGCAGCGAGGAACACAAGAAGACGTGGCTGGAACCTCTGCTCAGAGGAGAGATTCGCTCCTGCTTCTGCATGACAGGTACACTCCACGCGCGCCAGAGTGGCGCCTTTCTTGATTTAGGAGGATAAAGCGTAAAGTGCTCTTTTTGGCGAAGCTTTTTGCTTTGCGGCAGTGAGTCATTTCTCCCAGTGTGCGCTTGCTTGCTGTGCTGCGTGGAAACAGCTGCAGGCCAGAGGTAATGACAGTGGGCGTCGGCCCGCCCCCGGGGCTTTTCCCATTGCCCCTGGCGTTTGCCGCACATGTTGCCAAATTGTAAGAGGGAAGGAACATGACGTAAGAACAATGTGTACAAGACTTGACGTTTGGAAGGACCTCGTAAAACTGAGTCACTACAacacaatgaaagtgaggaaaaAGAATGCAAGTGTACCAACTTTTCAAATGCCATCCAACACACAATTTCACCCTGTGAGACTCAAAAGGCACTTGTGCTTCTTCAGAGCCCGAGGTGGCGTCCAGCGATGCCACCAACATTGCCTGCAGTCTCCACCGTGAGGAGGACCAGTTTGTCATCAACGGGAAGAAGTGGTGGAGCAGCGGTGAGTCCACCCttcgtttcttttcttttcttttcttttcttttcttttcttttcttttcttttcttttcttttcttttcttttcttttcttcagaAGATGAGTCATTGAACGTGACAGCGCCGCACGTGACGTGGCTTTGTGACGGCCGTGCGTGCTTTGCCTCAGCTTGGCGGCGCAAACATACTTTGTTTATTGGAAATGTTTGAATCGGAGTAATCGTTTTCTCGCTTGCTCTGTGAAATTGTTCGAGGCCCTTGAGAGACTTGATGACGACTAATGATATATACTTCAAACCCTAACTCCGCCCTTGGTCTACAGGGAGTCATAACGTCTCTGTTATTCAATCTGACCCCCAAAACCCAAAAGTAAACATTGTTGACAATGACCGAGCGTCGTCTCGAGGGAGTTTCCCCCAAATGGGTCCTCCCTCACGTACTTTCAAGAATGACGTCCCCTGTTATGACCCGGCAGCTTTGTTTCCATTGTCTTGGCGTAAACAGCACGCAGGACACGGCATGATTCCTTCCAAATGCTTGCGGTCTCCCCTTGTTGTTTAGCCAGTGTGGTGGAAAGAGGATGACTAACAGGTACTGAGCAtggaaaaaatgatcaaatggcGTTAGGCTTGAGCAGACTCTggcttacttttatttttttatgtagacagctttaaaaatatttctttctCAAACCTAAAGCATTGAAATTGCACGGTAGAGCAATGTCCTTTTAATTCAGTCAAGATAATGTACAAATGAGATCAAATACAAAGGTTAGCGCGTGTGCCCACAAACGCTTTACGGCAAATGTTCCACATTAGATAGACTGCATCCATCTCATAACATTTCACTATGGAAATATTCTGCCTCTTACAGGTCAGTGCCTCAACAGCTAGCTTTGTGTGTGCTGTGcagtgattgtgtgtgtgtgtgtgtgtgtgtgtgctgtgctgtgtagtgattgtgtgtgtgtgtgtgtgtgtgtgtgggggggggggggttctgacaTAATCAGAATTCATGTGTACAATGACTGCCCTCCTATTTGCGGTTCGCTATTCACCTTTTTCATGAATTTGTGCGCTCTTTCTGTCGTGCCCtacagatggcgccaaagccctGGCTGAAAAGGAAGTAGTATTGCGTAACTAATACATCTCGAGTGAGTAGCGGAATGCTGGGGAGAAGGTCAGCCTGGGATGTTAGTGATGGTTGCATGTAGCACGTGCGCATCTGGTGTGGTTTTCAAAGCCCATCTGTAGTGATGGTTAACTGTACGGGCTTTACCACTTCAGCTATGGCTACCTGGTCTTATGTATTACTTGAACACGTTGCTCCAGCTATCTGGGACCATAATAGTATTTTTCCTTTTCGGGACTAAAGCGCTACAACTGTTGCTAATTAGCAACTAGCCGTCGTCGTACCTTTACACGCTGAATGTGCTGGTGTCCGGTTCCTCTGAACCAGACTGTGACCGGATTTGGTTGCGCACATTGAGCGAGATTTCCACCGCCGGCTCGCCCTCTTCTCGTCCGGCGCGTCTCCCGAAACGCCGTCCGAGATGCTTTGCGGTTTTGAGGACGCGGCCCTTGAAGGAGGACCCGATGAAAGCATAAAGGAGCGGGTTGACGCAGGCGTGGGTCAACGCCAGGCTCTCAGTCACCTGCAAGGCACGGTCCAGGCCCTTGCTGACCTCGCAGTTGGTCACCAGCATGTAGATGATGTCCAGCGCTCTGCAAAGCTTCACCACGTTGTAGGGAAGCTGCGTTAGCAAGAAGACGGCCACCACCGCCAAGAGAACGCGTAAGGCCCGCCACTTTTTGTCCCGCTGCACCCCGGGCGCTCGGGCCAGGGCCCGGCCCACCCGGCAGTAGCACACCGCCATCACCAGGAACGGCAGCGCAAAGCGAAAGCTCACTTCCAGCAGCTCCAGGCTAGCCTTGGCAGGGCGTCCCATGCTTGCCGGGTACACGGCGGTGCAGTACATCCTGTAATGGGAATGCTTGACGGTTGAGAAGAGCAGTTCCGGGAGCCCCAGAAAGATAGCCACCCCCCACAGCGCCAAGCACGCCAGGATCCACTGCCTCCGCAGCCGGACGCCCCTGCCGGACCTGCCGGCCGCGGCGTGAGCCACCGCCCGGTAGCGGTCAACGCCGATGCACGCCAGAAGCAGCATGCCGCAGCTGAAGTTGGCGCTGTAGAGGAAGGAGGTGAGCTTGCAGGCGGCCGGCCCCAACCTCCAGCCGTGAACGGCGTCAGCCGCCCAGAAGGGCAAAGTGACGAGCAGGAGCAGGTCCGACCCGGCCAGGTTCAGGATGCACACGTCGGTGAAAGTGCGCAGGCGTGAGCGGGAAGCGTACACCGCCACCACCAGGGCGTTGCCCGCCAGGCCCACCACCAGAGCCAGCGAGTAGATGACCGGGAGGAAGACGCCGGCAAAGGAGCGCACCGCCTCCTTGTCGCAGACCGAGTGGTCGTAGCTGTAGTCGTAGCTGTCGTTGTGGCCGAGGTCCTCGTCGTCATGGTAATAGTAATCCTCCATCTTTGTCtgtatgggggtgggggggggatgaaGAATTGAACGTGGAAAGCGGAATGTCTCCTGCGTGGCTTCCCTAACGCTTTAATCCTCACAACCCCTCAATGAGCTTGTGCACTTTTAACTCATCCTTTCTCCTCACAGTGACGAGCAGCGTTTAACCGTCGGAAATTCATCAGAACGCGAACGTTGTCGAAACATAGAAAGTAACCGCGAAGCACCACCGGTGATTTAGCGCCTTCGAGTCCAGGTTTATTACGCAATAGATGAAACGGACGGAACGTTACGAAACGTAACACAAGTATTTTCCTAGCTGCGTTATTCAAGGTTGGGATAAGCGATGCCGCTCATTGTTTTTGCCAATATGGCTTGGAAACGAGAGCTTAAGATGACTGATCGAAGAGGATTTTGTTCAAGGAatgcataagaaaatattgtaaTTGCAGCGGAATCTAACAAGAGCCGAACATCAACCACAAGTCGTTTTAGGCTTTCATGCAATTTCGAAATGGTTCCTTTATCTTTCTTATGTAATTAACATCTCTTTaatacattcatttttttatgtgaACAAATCTTGTCCTTTACGTGTTATCACCATCTGATTGTAAAAATGGACCTTGACTTATTGTTAAACTCTGACGGGGTAAACAACAATTCCATTTTGATAGCATACCAGGAAAGTATAGAATACATTGCAAAAGAagccaaataaacatttatacaCTTGACATATGATGGGCATACCAACTTCagccaaaaaaaaccaaaacaagtcttaccttctttttttttttatgctctctCTGACGCCCAGTAATCAGACGTCCAACATTCACGCACACTGCAAAGCCTGTTGTGTGTCTGTGGAGGCAAATTGTCggggcgcaaaaaaaaaaccctacgcACACTACCCCTCCCTCCTCTGTCGCAGGGCGTCCCACTGTTagcgatttgtgtgtgtgtgtgtgtctgtgtgtgtgtgtgtagaacaGTAACTTGTGACTCTGGCCAGTTTACACAGCATGACATTCCTGGGCGGTGCAGAAAAACGTTTAGCAACCGAATATCACCTAAAAGGGAAAAGGTCTAGCAGACGAGAGGAGTGTGTTTtaaaaccaacaacaaaaaaaatgttggcaaGTTTGTCGTTGCATTCCGGTGCAGCTGGAACACGTTTGGACCTGACAGCCTCTGACATTCCGTCTAGTGTAACTACGCTTGGCTTGATGCTCAATactcaaaagtattgggacggaTGCCGGTTACAGCATCCGTCCATGTAAGGTGCAAGGTAAAATGGGGAAAGAAAATCTGCTAAAATGAAGAATTCAGACAAGATTTCTGTCATCATGTCTGGTAAAATACTAACAATGGGTACGAACGCTTGAGCGTGTTGCACCGTGCTGCCAGTCTTGTCTGGTGTCCATATGTCCCCCGTCCTCAGGGAGCGGAGCCCCTTTCATGGAAGTGGAAACAGGAAGACGGGCCTTTTTCCAGAATCCAATCTGCGTCAAGATGCCCTGATCTGCCCCCTTCAAATAGTCTTGTTTTGTCGCCCCGAGCGACAAAATGGAACCATTTCCGGAAATATAAATCAGCGTCTAGTCGCTCAGCAGTCCCTCACGGCCCGGCTCGGCCGTGCTTTCCAGCTGGGGCCGCATTTCCTAGCCCTTGTAGAAAGGTCACAGTGGTGAGACAGTCATTCAAGGTCATAGTGGTGAGACAGTCATTCATCATTGTTTGTGCGGTTCTCAGGTGCGGGGCATCCTCGATGCAAAGTGGCCATTGTGATGTGTAGGAGCGCCCCCGAGGAGGCCGGCAGCAGGTCGGCGGACCATTCATCGTCttcccagccccccccccctcgattGTTTTGTCAAATATCATTATTTGGTGCTCAGAGGTGAGAGCTAAGGCTAAGAGataatggatgttttttttcctgtcgtCTAACACTTGTTGCAGACATGCCAGACACAgtatgatcctggtgccaatggACACGGCGGGCGTGAAGTTGGTCAGGCCTCTCACCGTGTTTGGACAAGACGGTACGAACACAGCGCAGCGCCCGTACCAAAAAGCGCTACTGCGTGTTGGTCACTCACTGGACAAATGCACAGCGTGAGTGAAATGTCGACGTTGGGATTTTTATTAAGCCGATATCTCGGTGTCTTTTTCCAAAGACGCTATCCACGGGGGCCATTTTGAAGTGCTCTTTGAGAACGTGCGCGTACCCGTCGCCAACATTATATTCGGTAAGTGGCGGCAACTCGATCTTAATGGCTGTGGTTTTTAAATGGACATAAATGAAGCCACCGGTCATATTTGCTGCCGTCATGCGTGCTTTTCTCTCTGAATGTCATCTTGTTGGCAGGCGAGGGTCGAGGCTTTGAAATCGCTCAGGGACGTCTGGGTCCGGGCCGGCTGCATCACTGCATGAGAGCCGTGGGCCTGGCGGAGCGGGCGCTGGAACTGCTGTGCCAACGCGCAGCCTCCAGGCGAGCCTTTGGCAAGAAGCTCTATCAACACGTAGGCCAGCGATGCTGATTTAAAAGCTTCTGTCGCACCCTAATGGACATCACGTGCCatgacgtgtgtgcgtgcaggaaGTGGTCGCTCACTGGATCGCAGAGTGCCGACTCCTGATTGAGCAAACGCGCCTCCTCACACTTTGTGCCGCACATGCGCTCGACACGCTCGGCAGCCGTGCCGCGCGCAAGCAGGTGAAAGAATAGTCACTTCGATATTCATTTCCgttttttacatatttttacACATATTTTTTGTAGAATTTTTGCACCCCCTCCCCATTTAGCCATTCAATTCCCTTCATTTGTGCAGATTGCGCTGATCAAAGTGGCAGCGGGCAGAATGGCATGCAAAGTGGTGGACTGTGCCATCCAAGTGTTTGGGGGTGCCGGTGTTTCTGGAGACTTCCCTCTGGCGCAGATGTGAACATGTACTTTGATTAAGCAGccaaagtttatttgtataatgACCCCCCCGCCTCCCTTTCCAGGTATTCCTACGCAAGAACTCTGCGTGTTGCTGACGGACCAGATGAGGTGCACTTGTCCACCATCGCCCGTCTGGAGCTGAGAGATCAATTGTCCAAAGCCAAGCTGTGACGTCTTCATAACGTGACTTCCAACCGCAAGCACAGGTCTCTCACATTTGGATTCCGCTACGGTGACGTAAGACCGGAAATAGAACATAGGGTGCATTTATGAAATAATAATACACGGCTTTCGTAATTCCAGCGATACACACAAAATGCGGCCTGCAAACATTTGCAGCCAATTTCCTGTGAACTCTCAAGATAAACAGTGACCTATGCGTATGTTTAGGCGACAAGGGAATTGAGCTACGCAGTTGCTAAATGATCATAGTGCCAAGTGGCAAACCAATCATTCTGATTTACTAGTACAATATGACATGTCGTGCCTTATGGTTCATAATTTGATTTTCGCTCTTTGCCAAGTGTCATGACTGCCTCACGAGTGGGACAAGAAAATCGCCGTcgagaaaaacaaacatgttatGTTTTACGTACATCATTTTGATCTATCCACTTCGTCATCCTTGAGTCGTTTGGACTATAAAAGTCTCTGCGAGTAATAAACATGGCGGATTTGCAAaacccattaccttgtttggtttgtccCGGTATTTTTGCAGCACCTGGAgggggatatatatatatatatatatatatatatatatatatatatatatatatatatatatatatatatatatatatatatatgacactTTTCGACATTGCTGGAGACTtcaaatacacaagaaaatgattttaaaagaagaaaaaaggcaaTTTTCCATGAGCTGCCTCGCTTTATTTAGGTTGAGTCAAAGAGGTATGTAAATATTTGGTTGGGCGTGGCAGTGCAGATGTCGAGTATTCAGCAATGGGATGGATCAAGTCCCAGTTTCTCGAGTCTATTTTAATATGTGCATGCTCCTAATTCTGTGTCGCTTTCTTGCAAACATTTTGAATCAGACAAATCTGCCAATGCATTCAAATGTGCCTTTGAAAGGTAAGCCCGTGGCACTTTGTATTTTTAAGCACGTTTCTGGTACTTGcaggaaaatgacatcacggttACTCAGTTAACCGCCAATCACAGCTGAGCTTCAGAAAAGCGctaagcaactgtgatgtcagcaAAGACGCGTTGAAACATTAACTCTGCGCCCTCAAACTCGAGCACACCATATCCAAGAgaattaaaataatattaaggtATATACATACTAAGGAAATAATGCTGAACCTAGTGTCAATCTCGCAACATGATGTACGTGAGTCGGACGTACTATCTAGTGCGCCACTACGTCGGCGAGTAAAACTAAGTTTACTATATAAAACAGCgcttttggtccggaccaaacgAGGACTAAAATACTTTTCTGGACTAAATAAACCCTGAGATACAATATCCTTAATAtgataacaataaaaataatattaaggtATATACATACAGAcaagggagaaaagaaaaagtacTGAGACGGGAGTCGAACCCGTACCATAATGTTTGAAGGTGgcgatgctaaccagtgcgccattgttTCGACGTATTAAGGTAAGTCTACggtacaaaacagcggttgctatatgacgtctgctacgtcgcagtcatgtgccgcggaaattacgctaatgggcggaacttccgccgaaATTTAattacgtgggcagagttaacgtgtttaaaagggagtgggcagaagacttatttaatttatttaaatctattttgagtgtgcaccattatgtcaacgcataactgtaagtctactaaacaaaacggcggttgctatatgacgtcttccacgtcgcagtcatgtgacgcggaaatGACGCCTATGGGGGGGAagttccgccaaaattcaaatccatGGGCGTGGCtttcaacaggaagtaggaatcaGGCAATGGCGGTGAACGAGGCACAGCggatagtaacacgacgacgaacaagagaaatatttttattttctgcttgcaactcgaCCATATAGAGCGTACAtggtaaatacaactcattgtttttaaaaataagtacttttgtagccccgaaaagcgagtgagtggggtggggga includes:
- the ackr4b gene encoding atypical chemokine receptor 4b produces the protein MEDYYYHDDEDLGHNDSYDYSYDHSVCDKEAVRSFAGVFLPVIYSLALVVGLAGNALVVAVYASRSRLRTFTDVCILNLAGSDLLLLVTLPFWAADAVHGWRLGPAACKLTSFLYSANFSCGMLLLACIGVDRYRAVAHAAAGRSGRGVRLRRQWILACLALWGVAIFLGLPELLFSTVKHSHYRMYCTAVYPASMGRPAKASLELLEVSFRFALPFLVMAVCYCRVGRALARAPGVQRDKKWRALRVLLAVVAVFLLTQLPYNVVKLCRALDIIYMLVTNCEVSKGLDRALQVTESLALTHACVNPLLYAFIGSSFKGRVLKTAKHLGRRFGRRAGREEGEPAVEISLNVRNQIRSQSGSEEPDTSTFSV